From a region of the Podospora pseudopauciseta strain CBS 411.78 chromosome 7 map unlocalized CBS411.78m_7, whole genome shotgun sequence genome:
- a CDS encoding uncharacterized protein (COG:S; EggNog:ENOG503NZCH), protein MDSSQLRQQIQVPAFNFENPENQFGREITSPHPTPVVTMNGGTVPPKTDAMTAPQGMWTTPTSQGMRPRPATIHEGFSYCVAEPYEGLPAWDSSSLQMQQTPSDGMSSRPISMHQDFYPATTLESNSWPQKPCDDHFEIHGLEPEMNIGQAYTTDEANPIIDLRYPGQQVEGDSNNFEHGLNPRRMSGSSFTVSTSGGMSEMPPYEDFSTTLSEAPSFSSEYPPPSNRNSMISSTQLSPVASPRMTPQSRSELVRTQSRGRASPSPRPGVRAAPYSVESARNKRWSTGSYGTANRRPSPFVYHPHDVFNQHNRMSSRHSSPTIGHGPLPLNYGNLQAAQQHPYLMSNAPAFQRNSMLLPTQLPSHVFHHDTHHHHPHQFENAPPLLSHGLFRMLQSNADPHSLHSHYADLSDPPDLYASLQEEQIPPPPEDMNPSDPDLIPHEQELRFEGDLYTPRWVRGHGNKREGWCGICKPGRWLVLKNSAFWYDKSFTHGISAATGSPFQEPQDTRRMDGNPDVWEGLCGSCNEWIALVSSKKKGTTWFRHAYKCHTHPKIKDAPKRRRESSNTRALAATNMAKPATNPLTPQMTPQVSTTNTPAPAPLQSQSQHQTQQALEQTLDQRQTPTPVQSQHPSHGPPPPPPTQHQQQPQGQQPHTMPSQQHQQYNQHQQSHPPPQPVIQLQPPPVRHFHRHLPPHLQLHPTSAPPQPPRTAIMSPIPPMAPMDGFANMI, encoded by the exons ATGGATTCATCCCAATT ACGGCAGCAAATCCAAGTACCAGCGTTCAACTTCGAAAATCCCGAGAATCAGTTTGGCAGAGAGATCACATCGCCCCATCCTACACCTGTCGTCACCATGAACGGTGGCACCGTGCCTCCAAAGACCGACGCGATGACGGCACCGCAGGGAATGTGGACGACACCGACATCCCAGGGAATGAGACCCAGGCCTGCGACTATTCATGAAGGCTTCTCGTACTGCGTGGCGGAGCCGTACGAGGGTCTGCCAGCTTGGGACTCGTCATCTTTGCAAATGCAGCAGACACCTAGCGATGGCATGTCGTCGAGACCTATCTCCATGCACCAGGACTTCTATCCGGCGACTACATTGGAGAGCA ATTCGTGGCCGCAAAAGCCTTGCGATGACCATTTCGAGATTCATGGGTTGGAGCCCGAGATGAACATTGGGCAGGCTTACACCACTGACGAGGCGAATCCCATTATTGACCTCAGGTATCCTGGTCAACAGGTGGAAGGCGACTCGAACAACTTTGAGCATGGGTTGAACCCTCGCAGAATGTCTGGGTCGTCTTTTACCGTGTCCACGTCGGGCGGCATGTCAGAAATGCCTCCCTACGAGGATTTCTCCACGACCCTCTCCGAAGCGCCTTCCTTCTCGTCTGAGTACCCGCCGCCGTCCAACCGAAACTCGATGATTTCATCTACGCAACTGTCTCCTGTCGCTTCCCCACGCATGACACCTCAGAGCCGGTCAGAGTTGGTAAGAACCCAAAGCAGAGGGCGCGCATCGCCTTCTCCACGACCTGGAGTTCGCGCGGCCCCTTACTCGGTGGAAAGCGCCAGGAACAAGAGGTGGTCGACTGGTTCATACGGGACGGCGAATCGGAGACCTTCCCCCTTTGTGTATCACCCTCATGACGTTTTCAACCAGCACAATCGGATGTCGTCTCGCCACTCGTCACCTACTATCGGACAcggccccctccccttgaACTACGGCAACCTCCAGGCAGCGCAGCAGCACCCCTATCTGATGAGCAATGCGCCGGCATTCCAGAGAAACAGCATGCTTTTGCCCACGCAACTTCCGTCTCATGTCTTCCACCATGACacgcatcaccaccatcctcatcagtTTGAGAACGCGCCCCCCCTGCTCTCACATGGACTATTCCGCATGCTTCAAAGCAATGCCGACCCCCACTCTCTCCACAGCCACTACGCTGACCTTTCTGACCCCCCTGATCTGTATGCGTCTCTTCAGGAGGAGCAGATTCCTCCACCGCCCGAAGATATGAACCCATCCGACCCAGACTTGATCCCCCACGAGCAAGAGCTGAGGTTTGAGGGTGACTTGTACACCCCAAGATGGGTTCGCGGACATGGTAACAAGCGGGAAGGATGGTGCGGCATTTGTAAGCCTGGAAGATGGCTTGTCCTGAAGAACTCTGCTTTCTGGTACGACAAGAGCTTTACTCATGGCATCAGTGCCGCAACGGGTAGCCCATTCCAGGAGCCTCAAGACACGAGGCGCATGGATGGTAACCCTGATGTCTGGGAAGGACTGTGCGGCAGCTGCAACGAATGGATTGCATTGGTGAGcagcaagaaaaagggaaCGACCTGGTTTAGACATGCCTACAAGTGCCACACGCACCCAAAGATCAAGGACGCACCCAAGCGCAGAAGGGAGAGCAGCAATACCCGTGCTCTGGCGGCCACCAACATGGCAAAGCCGGCAACCAATCCGTTGACGCCCCAAATGACACCACAGGTGTCGACGACAAACACTCCTGCTCCCGCTCCCCTTCAGTCGCAGTCTCAGCACCAGACTCAACAGGCTCTGGAACAGACTCTGGACCAGAGACAGACACCAACCCCAGTTCAAAGCCAACACCCGTCACATGGtccgcctcccccgccacctacacagcaccagcagcagcctcaggGGCAGCAGCCGCATACTATGCCGTcgcagcagcaccaacaatacaatcagcatcagcagagCCATCCTCCACCGCAGCCAGTCATCCAGCTGCAGCCTCCGCCGGTCCGTCACTTCCATCGACACCTCCCACCTCACCTGCAGCTCCACCCGACGTCAGCTCCTCCGCAGCCTCCCAGAACAGCCATCATGAgccccatccctcccatGGCTCCCATGGACGGCTTTGCGAACATGATCTAG
- a CDS encoding uncharacterized protein (COG:S; EggNog:ENOG503NYR5), with product MSGDQPVSSFGDPDAQPPTPKQTPTLSIFPSPRFETPKNNAGRFDEPGGWTPHFAEDYSVFNSTPGNLRDSQHPFPDFGPATPYLGSARKRTLSTGETFSPTTNLQLPSVEPSEILRSSPSQLSTPTFQQLTLASRNSDTAERTSKKVRRGTVVEQSQGQTATPPPSGRKGERKLAPKLDTSAMQNDQGYGHPDFLATAQPQMGNFVTNPGDMFSYPLSAPAAGPGYAPQRSFWDQDPNMGGMEVDFSANGANGGDMFQNQTHQPLTPVDWANANLMQAQDAMVGHENGHVTPGNHQAPLISQAPMPALVTSAPEQAMFAVDYSTTMEDNFGMNSSGGAVNPGLIFSRPQSANMDAISHDQSMQVPIAPRRQTSQDFVQPTSRAPSAQRIVTTSRGELRRSSSTRTVPSSRPDRALASSPIKSVGRPGLSRSFSENRGKKQSSRPALPTLAPAPRPQSQLVSNAGVGANRPIISQPSRPSGRTSPLKSQQHSRLSSLTSIPETSGPRMRTQAKFTIDANGRARVETTVVVETEEPTSAKKRQGSQDGSQRRRWTPSDEEDDSSSTDDEGPIIIPSRNTSFALPDPVKPSIVHPFHRASHTGSSYSASFQHQDDDSDGETVVNVNDLTPTGKVAGDAISELQKVREARQRSGQWPPSSAPKVRRSFSGVGGSGSASFGNHQQGGYRGSYNNSSLSPASMTEGSLPTPTGERGGGMRCVCGRGEVGRNELLVQCQSCEMNLHERCVNATETSIYICSFCANVTTGHPVRGGGGGRVREREGDREREGDRERGRYHGHGHVRVGGGGSGLGITSPLAHKNFKSFR from the exons ATGAGTGGGGATCAGCCAGTTTCCAG CTTTGGCGACCCAGACGCTCAGCCGCCCACCCCTaaacaaacaccaacatTATCGATTTTCCCGAGTCCTCGTTTCGAAACACCAAAGAACAACGCGGGACGATTCGACGAGCCTGGAGGCTGGACTCCTCATTTTGCCGAGGATTACTCCGTCTTCAACTCGACCCCGGGGAACCTGAGGGACAGCCAGCATCCCTTTCCCGATTTTGGTCCAGCAACCCCATACCTTGGTTCGGCCCGCAAACGGACGTTGTCTACTGGGGAAACGTTTtcgcccaccaccaacttgCAGCTACCGTCTGTGGAACCGTCCGAGATCCTACGATCTTCTCCGAGCCAActatcaaccccaaccttTCAACAGTTAACTCTCGCCAGCCGAAATTCAGATACAGCTGAGAGGACTTCAAAGAAGGTGCGGCGTGGAACAGTGGTTGAGCAATCTCAGGGACAAACAGCAACCCCGCCGCCCTCTGGCCGGAAGGGTGAACGGAAACTCGCTCCCAAACTCGATACGTCCGCCATGCAGAATGATCAGGGCTACGGCCACCCAGACTTTTTGGCGACTGCCCAGCCACAAATGGGCAACTTCGTGACCAACCCTGGCGACATGTTTTCTTATCCCTTATCAGCACCGGCCGCCGGTCCAGGATATGCACCACAGCGGTCGTTTTGGGACCAGGATCCCAACATGGGAGGAATGGAAGTTGATTTCAGTGCCAATGGCGCCAATGGTGGCGATATGTTCCAAAACCAGACACATCAACCTCTCACCCCAGTCGACTGGGCAAATGCCAATCTGATGCAGGCACAGGACGCCATGGTCGGTCACGAAAACGGTCATGTTACTCCTGGAAATCACCAAGCTCCCCTTATATCACAGGCGCCCATGCCTGCCCTCGTAACTTCAGCCCCCGAACAAGCCATGTTCGCGGTTGATTATTCCACGACCATGGAAGACAACTTTGGAATGAACAGTAGCGGCGGCGCGGTAAACCCCGGGCTCATCTTCAGCCGGCCGCAGTCAGCCAACATGGATGCCATCTCTCATGACCAGTCTATGCAAGTCCCTATCGCACCTCGCCGTCAAACGAGTCAAGACTTTGTCCAGCCAACGAGCAGGGCACCATCAGCGCAAAGAATAGTGACAACATCCCGAGGCGAGCTTCGTCGTTCGTCAAGCACGAGGACCGTGCCTTCAAGCAGACCAGACCGAGCTCTGGCTAGCTCACCAATCAAGTCGGTTGGACGACCTGGCCTCTCGCGAAGCTTCAGCGAAAATAGAGGGAAGAAGCAGTCGAGCCGACCAGCGCTGCCCACTCTTGccccagctcctcgtccACAATCACAACTGGTGAGCAACGCTGGCGTAGGTGCCAACCGGCCGATTATAAGCCAACCTTCCCGTCCAAGTGGAAGGACATCTCCCCTGAAAAGCCAGCAACACTCCCGACTTTCCAGCTTGACATCCATCCCAGAGACCTCGGGTCCAAGAATGCGAACCCAAGCGAAGTTCACCATTGATGCCAACGGCAGAGCAAGAGTGGAAACCACAGTCGTTGTAGAAACAGAAGAGCCAACCAGTGCAAAAAAGCGCCAGGGCTCCCAAGACGGCAGCCAACGTAGGAGGTGGACTCCTtccgacgaggaagatgactCTTCCTCTACCGATGACGAAGGCCCGATTATCATTCCTAGCAGAAACACCTCTTTTGCGCTCCCAGATCCGGTAAAACCCTCGATTGTCCATCCTTTTCACCGGGCGTCTCATACCGGCTCGTCGTACAGCGCTAGCTTCCAACACCAGGATGATGATAGCGAtggggagacggtggtgaaTGTGAATGACCTCACGCCCACGGGAAAAGTGGCCGGAGACGCGATCAGTGAGCTGCAAAAGGTCAGGGAGGCACGGCAGCGGAGCGGGCAGTGGCCGCCGAGTTCTGCGCCAAAGGTGAGGAGGTCCTTttcgggggtgggggggtcgGGGAGTGCGAGTTTTGGGAATCATCAGCAGGGGGGTTACAGGGGGAgttataataatagtagCTTGAGTCCGGCTAGCATGACGGAGGGGAGTCTGCCGACGCCGACgggtgagaggggaggggggatgaggtgcgtttgtgggaggggggaagtgGGGAGGAATGAGCTGTTGGTTCAGTG TCAATCGTGTGAGATGAACTTGCATGAACGGTGTGTGAATGCGACGGAGACGTCAATTTACATTTGTTCGTTTTGTGCGAATGTTACGACTGGGCATCCggtgaggggtggtggtggagggagggttagggaaagggagggggacagggaaagggagggggacagGGAAAGGGGGCGTTATcatgggcatgggcatgtgcgggtgggaggaggggggtcgGGCTTGGGGATTACGAGTCCGTTGGCGCATAAGAATTTTAAGAGTTTTAGGTGA